A region of Paraburkholderia sp. BL23I1N1 DNA encodes the following proteins:
- the nadA gene encoding quinolinate synthase NadA, giving the protein MDQQAIRAVEYDRPQALGTTCGIGQAWAKVPDAPSAEKKVALKQRIRALLKREKAVLVAHYYVDAELQELADETGGCVADSLEMARFGRDHEAQTLVVAGVRFMGETAKILSPDKRILMPDLDATCSLDLGCPVDEFSAFCDAHPDRTVVVYANTSAAVKARADWMVTSSIGLEIVADLHARGEKIIWAPDRHLGSYIQSKTGADMLLWQGSCLVHDEFKGIELDLLRAEYPGAKVLVHPESPANVVAQADVVGSTTRLIDAAQKLDATHFIVATDLGILHKMQLAAPGKTLIAAPTAGNSATCKSCAHCPWMAMNGLANLADVLERGHNEIFVDRAIGERARLPIDRMLDFAARHKKRVQASGDLARDAQLYSNVGAA; this is encoded by the coding sequence ATGGATCAGCAGGCGATCAGGGCCGTCGAATACGACCGGCCACAGGCACTGGGCACGACCTGCGGGATCGGGCAGGCATGGGCGAAGGTGCCCGACGCGCCTTCGGCGGAAAAGAAGGTGGCGTTGAAGCAGCGCATCCGCGCATTGCTTAAGCGTGAGAAAGCCGTGCTCGTTGCGCACTATTATGTCGACGCGGAACTCCAGGAACTCGCCGACGAAACCGGTGGCTGTGTGGCCGATTCGCTGGAGATGGCGCGTTTCGGTCGCGATCATGAGGCCCAAACGCTGGTGGTGGCGGGCGTGCGCTTCATGGGCGAGACCGCGAAAATCCTGAGCCCGGACAAGCGCATTCTGATGCCCGATCTCGACGCGACTTGCTCGCTCGATCTGGGCTGTCCGGTCGATGAATTCTCGGCTTTCTGCGACGCTCATCCGGATCGCACGGTGGTCGTGTACGCGAACACCAGCGCGGCCGTCAAGGCGCGTGCGGACTGGATGGTGACGTCGTCGATCGGGCTGGAAATCGTTGCCGATCTGCATGCACGCGGCGAAAAGATCATCTGGGCGCCGGATCGGCACCTCGGCAGCTACATCCAGAGCAAGACTGGCGCCGACATGTTGCTGTGGCAGGGCTCGTGTCTCGTGCACGACGAATTCAAAGGCATCGAACTCGATCTGCTGCGCGCCGAATATCCGGGCGCGAAAGTGCTGGTGCATCCTGAGTCGCCGGCCAACGTGGTCGCACAAGCGGACGTGGTGGGTTCGACTACCCGGTTGATCGACGCCGCGCAAAAACTCGACGCGACGCATTTCATCGTGGCGACCGATCTCGGCATTCTGCACAAGATGCAGCTCGCCGCGCCCGGCAAGACGTTGATTGCCGCGCCCACGGCCGGCAACAGCGCGACCTGCAAGAGCTGCGCGCATTGTCCGTGGATGGCGATGAACGGCCTCGCCAATCTGGCCGACGTGCTCGAACGCGGCCACAACGAAATTTTCGTCGATCGAGCGATCGGCGAGCGGGCGCGTCTGCCGATTGACCGGATGCTCGACTTCGCGGCGCGTCACAAGAAGCGCGTACAGGCCAGCGGCGATCTCGCGCGCGACGCGCAACTGTATTCGAACGTAGGAGCGGCGTAA
- the nadC gene encoding carboxylating nicotinate-nucleotide diphosphorylase has translation MGAVERNQGEAVSPLFAEIRAQYGAAFDAALARNVADALVEDIGAGDQTGRLVPADDVRDARIIVREEAVLCGVPWFNAVMRQVDPRIDVQWCYREGDRMAADTPVCELRGPVRALLTAERNALNFLQLLSGVASATRRYVDAIAHTQTRILDTRKTLPGLRLAQKYAVRVGGGANQRLALYDGILIKENHIAAAGGVGAAMDAALALNAGVSIQIEVETLAQLETALAHRAQSILLDNFSFDAMRDAVRITAGRAVLEVSGGVNFETVRTIAETGVDRVSIGALTKDVRATDYSMRIV, from the coding sequence ATGGGGGCGGTGGAACGCAATCAGGGCGAAGCGGTGTCGCCGCTGTTCGCAGAGATTCGTGCGCAGTACGGCGCGGCATTCGATGCCGCGCTCGCACGCAACGTTGCTGACGCGCTTGTGGAAGATATTGGCGCAGGCGATCAGACCGGCCGTCTTGTCCCCGCAGACGACGTGCGCGATGCACGCATCATCGTGCGCGAAGAGGCCGTGCTGTGCGGCGTGCCCTGGTTCAATGCAGTGATGCGCCAGGTCGATCCCCGTATTGATGTGCAGTGGTGCTATCGCGAGGGCGATCGTATGGCGGCGGATACGCCGGTCTGCGAACTGCGCGGCCCGGTTCGAGCGCTATTAACGGCTGAACGCAATGCGCTGAATTTCCTGCAACTGCTGTCGGGCGTGGCGAGCGCAACGCGTCGTTATGTCGACGCAATTGCTCACACGCAAACGCGCATCCTCGATACGCGCAAGACTTTGCCGGGCCTGCGGCTCGCGCAGAAATACGCAGTGCGCGTGGGCGGCGGGGCGAATCAGCGGCTTGCCTTGTACGACGGCATTCTGATCAAGGAAAACCATATCGCCGCAGCGGGCGGTGTCGGCGCAGCAATGGATGCGGCACTTGCGCTGAATGCGGGTGTGTCGATCCAGATCGAAGTCGAAACGCTGGCGCAATTGGAAACCGCACTGGCGCATCGTGCGCAATCCATTCTGCTGGACAACTTTTCGTTCGATGCGATGCGCGACGCCGTGCGTATCACGGCAGGGCGGGCGGTGCTGGAGGTGTCGGGTGGGGTGAACTTCGAGACGGTGCGGACCATCGCGGAGACGGGTGTCGATCGGGTGTCGATCGGCGCGCTGACCAAAGATGTACGCGCAACGGATTACTCGATGCGGATCGTCTGA